A window from Gottschalkiaceae bacterium SANA encodes these proteins:
- a CDS encoding YqeG family HAD IIIA-type phosphatase, with protein sequence MMENWTPHLCMKSIYELPFSEFWEKGYRILFCDLDNTVSAFDKPLPVDDFLDWVENRKKEGWEIYILSNNGKERVEKFCREAKLTGFSKLYKPLPYRTGQIVQELGVLPSQIVFIGDQVFTDVWLANQLGFLSVLVDPVAKGDLLKTKINRKLEGFLRKDFLYGKNKSW encoded by the coding sequence ATGATGGAGAACTGGACACCCCATCTATGTATGAAATCTATTTATGAACTTCCCTTTTCGGAATTTTGGGAAAAGGGATATCGTATTCTTTTTTGTGATCTTGACAATACAGTTTCAGCCTTTGACAAGCCACTTCCAGTAGATGATTTCTTGGATTGGGTTGAAAATCGAAAGAAAGAAGGTTGGGAAATTTATATATTGTCTAATAATGGGAAAGAAAGGGTAGAAAAGTTCTGTAGAGAAGCAAAGTTAACTGGCTTTTCAAAGCTCTATAAGCCTTTGCCTTATCGAACGGGTCAAATCGTCCAAGAATTAGGTGTATTGCCAAGTCAAATTGTCTTTATTGGTGACCAGGTATTTACCGATGTTTGGCTGGCTAATCAATTGGGTTTTCTTTCAGTATTGGTGGACCCCGTTGCCAAAGGCGATTTATTAAAGACGAAAATCAATCGAAAGTTAGAAGGCTTTCTGAGAAAAGACTTCCTTTATGGAAAGAACAAATCTTGGTAA
- the udk gene encoding uridine kinase: MRKPVFIGIAGGTGSGKSTVARAVFQSMPASSIAVIEQDSYYRDQSELSYEERVKTNYDHPLAFDNDLLIQHLKQLSEGQSVNKPIYDFEIHNRKKETILVESRDIVILEGILLYEDPRIRDLLDIKVFVDTDPDVRVIRRIQRDMKYRGRSLDSVIEQYMTTVRPAHLQFVEPSKRYADLIIPEGGYNKVAIDLMVTKVQSIIEGK, translated from the coding sequence ATGAGAAAACCAGTTTTTATTGGGATTGCCGGGGGAACTGGCTCAGGGAAGAGCACAGTGGCACGGGCAGTATTTCAATCGATGCCAGCAAGTTCCATTGCTGTGATTGAGCAAGATTCTTATTATCGAGATCAATCAGAATTATCCTATGAGGAACGCGTAAAGACCAATTACGACCATCCTTTGGCTTTTGACAATGATTTGCTCATCCAACACTTAAAACAGCTAAGTGAGGGTCAGTCGGTGAATAAACCGATCTATGATTTTGAAATCCATAATCGTAAAAAAGAAACCATCCTTGTTGAGTCGAGGGACATTGTGATTCTAGAAGGAATTTTGTTGTATGAAGATCCGCGCATTCGAGACTTGTTGGATATTAAGGTATTTGTTGATACCGATCCAGATGTTCGTGTAATCCGACGTATTCAACGGGATATGAAATATCGGGGGCGATCCTTGGATTCAGTGATTGAACAATATATGACGACAGTGCGGCCCGCCCATTTGCAGTTTGTCGAACCGAGTAAAAGATATGCGGATTTAATTATCCCAGAAGGTGGTTATAATAAAGTCGCCATCGATTTAATGGTAACAAAAGTGCAATCAATTATAGAAGGGAAATAG
- a CDS encoding U32 family peptidase, translating to MKNLELLAPAGNLEKLKTAVLYGADAVYMGGQRFGLRAQSKNFSIEEMREGVVFAHEHQAKVYVTLNIYAHQDDFEGLEDYLLDLARIEVDAVIVSDPGILMMVRQSVPEMEVHLSTQANTTNAYAAKFWHQQGVKRIVTAREVTLEEMKSINKQLPEDMEVESFVHGAMCMAYSGRCLLSNFMTGRDANRGNCAQACRWSYHLVEEQRPNEYFPVEEDERGTYILNSKDLCLLPYLKEYIEAGVTSLKIEGRMKSQYYVATIVRAYRLAIDAYLSDPIGYKCKDEWMDELRKVSHRDFTSGFLFGKDGEEMQLYQDNHYIRTHDFIGIVLERLDGHTVLVEQRNKFSQGDTVEYFGPGNHAGQFVVTKIWNESGEEMASAPHPKQKIRLETSEPLQSGDFLRKPKEMTE from the coding sequence ATGAAGAATTTAGAATTGTTGGCACCAGCAGGAAACTTGGAAAAATTAAAAACAGCCGTCCTTTATGGCGCGGATGCTGTATATATGGGCGGTCAACGCTTTGGACTACGTGCCCAATCGAAGAATTTCTCTATTGAAGAGATGCGTGAAGGGGTTGTCTTTGCCCATGAGCATCAGGCGAAGGTCTATGTCACCTTGAATATCTATGCGCATCAAGATGATTTTGAAGGACTGGAAGATTATCTTCTGGATCTTGCTCGAATTGAAGTCGATGCAGTAATTGTATCCGATCCTGGGATCTTGATGATGGTTCGCCAGAGTGTTCCTGAAATGGAAGTGCATTTATCGACACAGGCAAACACAACGAATGCCTATGCGGCAAAATTTTGGCATCAACAGGGTGTCAAACGAATTGTTACTGCAAGAGAAGTGACGCTTGAAGAAATGAAAAGCATCAACAAACAACTTCCAGAGGATATGGAAGTTGAAAGTTTTGTTCATGGCGCCATGTGTATGGCATATTCTGGTCGTTGTCTCTTGAGCAACTTTATGACAGGCCGAGATGCAAATCGAGGAAACTGCGCACAAGCTTGTCGCTGGAGTTATCATTTGGTTGAAGAACAGCGACCCAATGAATACTTTCCAGTCGAAGAAGACGAGCGGGGCACCTATATTTTAAACTCGAAAGACCTTTGTCTCTTGCCCTACTTAAAGGAGTATATTGAGGCAGGTGTGACAAGTTTGAAAATTGAGGGCAGAATGAAGAGTCAATATTATGTGGCAACCATTGTTCGCGCCTATCGTCTGGCAATTGATGCGTATCTTTCAGATCCAATTGGGTATAAATGTAAAGATGAATGGATGGATGAGTTGCGTAAAGTCAGTCATCGTGATTTCACAAGTGGATTTTTGTTTGGGAAAGATGGCGAGGAGATGCAATTATACCAAGACAATCATTATATTCGAACCCATGATTTTATTGGTATTGTCCTTGAAAGACTTGATGGTCACACTGTTTTGGTGGAACAGCGCAATAAGTTTTCCCAAGGGGATACGGTAGAGTATTTTGGCCCTGGAAATCATGCAGGCCAATTTGTGGTTACAAAAATATGGAATGAATCGGGAGAGGAAATGGCGTCAGCTCCACACCCGAAGCAGAAAATTCGTCTAGAAACTTCAGAACCGCTTCAATCGGGAGATTTTTTAAGAAAACCAAAGGAGATGACAGAATGA
- a CDS encoding O-methyltransferase, with the protein MENFHWIKDDNKRLMMQELYNKAKADRVPIILDDAARMIDSWLLLLKPTRILEVGAAVGYSAIRMALVSPISKIDTIEKDLDRAKEARENIQHFDLCEQIFLHQGDALELIPEMTQEYDLVFIDAAKGQYGRFFEDAMKLLGPGGVIICDNMLFHGFVEAEEVPKRYRAMIKKLRAFHETLMKHPELETRILSIDDGISISVKRG; encoded by the coding sequence GTGGAAAATTTTCATTGGATTAAGGACGATAACAAGCGGCTCATGATGCAAGAGTTGTATAACAAGGCCAAGGCAGATCGCGTACCAATTATATTGGATGATGCGGCAAGAATGATCGATTCCTGGTTGCTTTTACTAAAACCCACTCGAATTTTGGAAGTTGGGGCTGCGGTTGGGTATTCAGCAATCCGTATGGCTTTGGTCAGCCCAATTTCAAAAATTGATACGATCGAAAAGGATCTAGATCGGGCGAAAGAGGCGCGGGAAAATATTCAGCATTTCGACTTGTGTGAGCAGATTTTTTTGCACCAAGGAGACGCCTTGGAGTTGATTCCTGAAATGACACAGGAATATGATCTTGTATTTATTGATGCCGCCAAGGGGCAATACGGCAGATTTTTTGAAGATGCCATGAAATTGCTTGGTCCGGGCGGGGTCATAATTTGTGATAATATGCTGTTTCATGGATTTGTTGAAGCAGAAGAGGTTCCGAAACGGTATCGAGCGATGATCAAGAAACTGAGGGCTTTTCATGAAACCTTGATGAAACATCCAGAGTTAGAAACAAGAATCTTGTCCATTGATGATGGTATTTCGATATCTGTAAAAAGGGGATAA
- the mltG gene encoding endolytic transglycosylase MltG: MKKGFAFLLLIVLGVGGYVYLQFQPVVSSGIGSETAFTISEGSGGVKIAQDLESAGIIRSQYAFRYIAKQTGLESQFRPGTYRVRNDQPLEALMLGLTKGPGLLRETIRVTIPEGYTLDEIIEVLVDHNLGNQEGYEAIIGDESWLMSQDFPEEVQAFNSLEGILFPETYEFFADDSEAKIFTKMIGQFIQVYGALADDDFTKANQVTTLASMIQGEGKVAEEFPLIASVFLNRTDIKMPLQSCATIQFVLGQRKERLLNADLEIDSPYNTYMYAGFPPGPVGSPGKTALLAALFPAETTYLFFTSNLDGTGSHTFTETYEDHLAATHAARKKAGEE; encoded by the coding sequence ATGAAGAAGGGTTTCGCTTTTTTATTGCTCATCGTTCTTGGCGTTGGCGGATATGTTTATCTACAATTTCAACCTGTTGTTTCATCTGGAATCGGAAGTGAAACCGCCTTTACGATTTCTGAGGGATCGGGTGGTGTGAAAATTGCACAGGATTTGGAAAGTGCAGGTATCATTCGCAGCCAATACGCCTTTCGTTATATTGCCAAGCAAACGGGTCTAGAGAGTCAGTTTCGCCCTGGCACCTATCGGGTGCGAAATGATCAACCCTTAGAAGCTCTGATGCTAGGATTGACAAAAGGACCTGGTCTTTTACGGGAAACGATTCGCGTGACAATTCCTGAAGGCTACACATTGGATGAGATCATTGAGGTCTTAGTGGATCATAATCTGGGCAATCAAGAAGGGTATGAAGCAATTATTGGAGATGAATCATGGTTGATGAGTCAAGACTTTCCAGAGGAAGTGCAGGCATTCAACTCTTTGGAAGGAATTTTGTTTCCAGAAACTTATGAGTTTTTCGCAGATGATTCGGAGGCAAAAATATTCACAAAGATGATTGGTCAGTTTATTCAGGTTTATGGTGCTTTAGCGGATGATGATTTTACGAAGGCTAATCAGGTGACAACACTGGCTTCTATGATCCAAGGAGAAGGCAAAGTGGCTGAGGAATTTCCTCTGATTGCTTCGGTTTTTCTTAATCGCACCGATATCAAGATGCCGCTTCAATCTTGCGCGACGATTCAATTTGTATTGGGCCAACGAAAAGAGCGGTTATTGAATGCTGATCTGGAAATTGATTCACCTTATAATACCTATATGTATGCGGGATTTCCACCGGGGCCTGTTGGATCACCGGGTAAAACAGCCCTTCTGGCTGCCTTATTTCCAGCTGAAACCACGTATCTGTTTTTCACCTCTAATCTGGATGGAACAGGGAGTCACACATTTACAGAGACTTACGAAGATCATTTGGCTGCAACCCACGCGGCGAGAAAGAAAGCAGGAGAGGAATAG
- a CDS encoding ribonuclease J, whose product MRKNLTKVKIIPLGGMNEIGKNLTVFECKNEIVIIDVGMTFPEDEMLGIDVVIPDFTYLEQNKHRVKGILLTHGHEDHIGALPYFLKKINVPIFGSRMTLGLVENKLKEHGLSDVELNRVHAGDTIAIGPFKAEFINVNHSIPDAFAIALHTPAGVIVHTGDFKIDYTPIIGEPMDFARLAELGKKGVTLLMADSTNAIREGFTQSETTVGKALEAQFMQAEGRIIVASFASNVHRVQQIINAAVRFNRKVAFSGRSMLNVSGVAIDLGYLKIPKGTLIELRDIGKYPNEEVCVISTGSQGEPMSALSRLAANMHRNMSLIPGDTVMLSASPIPGNEKPISKIINLLVEKGVTVIHDRNADIHVSGHACREECKLIQALLQPKFFMPVHGEQVHLKAHADLAISMGMPEENILTGVNGSVMELTKKSAKTTGTVTAGKILVDGLGVGDVGNIVLRDRKHLSEDGLIVVVVTIDKKTAKTVSGPDIVSRGFVYVRESEDLMVGARKAVSKVLKECEAKKITDWSTIKAKIKESLRNYIYEKIKRNPMILPVIMDV is encoded by the coding sequence GTGAGAAAAAATTTGACAAAAGTAAAGATTATTCCCTTGGGGGGAATGAATGAAATTGGAAAAAACCTAACGGTTTTTGAGTGTAAAAATGAGATTGTCATTATCGATGTTGGTATGACTTTTCCAGAAGATGAAATGCTGGGTATTGATGTTGTTATTCCAGATTTCACCTATTTGGAACAAAATAAACATCGTGTAAAGGGGATTTTATTGACCCACGGTCATGAGGATCATATTGGTGCTTTGCCGTATTTTTTAAAGAAGATTAACGTACCGATTTTTGGATCTAGAATGACTCTTGGATTGGTAGAAAACAAATTAAAAGAACATGGATTATCTGATGTCGAATTGAATCGAGTTCATGCAGGCGATACCATCGCAATTGGTCCATTTAAAGCAGAATTCATCAATGTTAATCATAGTATTCCTGATGCTTTTGCCATTGCTTTGCATACACCGGCAGGGGTGATCGTGCATACTGGAGATTTTAAGATCGATTATACGCCTATTATTGGCGAGCCCATGGATTTCGCTCGATTGGCTGAGCTAGGAAAAAAAGGGGTTACTCTTTTGATGGCTGATAGCACGAATGCGATTCGTGAGGGATTTACTCAATCTGAAACAACGGTTGGGAAGGCATTAGAAGCGCAGTTCATGCAAGCTGAAGGTCGAATTATTGTTGCGAGTTTTGCATCAAATGTGCATCGGGTTCAACAAATTATTAACGCCGCAGTTCGTTTTAATCGAAAGGTGGCATTTTCTGGAAGAAGCATGCTAAATGTTTCGGGGGTTGCTATAGACTTGGGTTATTTGAAAATTCCTAAGGGCACACTGATCGAATTACGTGATATCGGTAAATACCCGAATGAAGAAGTTTGCGTCATATCAACGGGTAGTCAAGGAGAACCGATGTCGGCACTTTCTCGCCTTGCAGCTAATATGCATCGCAATATGTCGCTGATTCCTGGTGATACCGTAATGCTAAGTGCAAGCCCAATTCCAGGAAATGAAAAACCAATTTCAAAAATTATTAATTTGTTGGTGGAAAAAGGGGTTACCGTTATTCATGACCGCAATGCAGATATTCATGTTTCCGGCCATGCATGCCGCGAGGAATGCAAGCTGATCCAAGCACTCTTGCAACCGAAGTTTTTTATGCCAGTTCATGGAGAACAAGTGCATTTGAAAGCGCATGCTGATTTGGCGATATCTATGGGTATGCCAGAAGAAAACATTTTAACTGGTGTGAACGGAAGCGTTATGGAATTGACAAAGAAAAGCGCGAAAACGACGGGGACTGTAACGGCAGGGAAAATCCTTGTTGACGGTCTTGGTGTTGGTGATGTTGGAAATATTGTATTGCGGGATCGAAAACATTTGTCAGAAGATGGATTGATCGTTGTTGTGGTAACGATAGACAAGAAGACGGCAAAAACTGTCTCGGGTCCAGATATTGTATCAAGGGGCTTTGTCTACGTGCGTGAATCGGAAGATTTAATGGTTGGTGCGCGAAAAGCTGTTTCAAAGGTATTGAAGGAATGTGAAGCGAAGAAAATTACAGATTGGTCAACGATTAAAGCCAAGATCAAAGAGAGCCTTCGCAACTATATTTATGAGAAGATCAAGAGAAATCCAATGATTTTACCAGTAATCATGGATGTTTAA
- a CDS encoding Fur family transcriptional regulator has product MDNKERYLEIFRKNGYKLTTQRRVIFEVLYEDSCEHPSPEEIYDRVKDKYPEIGLATIYRTLQLMEDLGIVYKMNFNDGLSRYELCSSNAHQHHHLICIQCGRVEEVEIDLLEGLELSIEKNNGFQITDHSVKFFGICKSCQKSRSNKKEN; this is encoded by the coding sequence ATGGACAATAAAGAACGCTATCTAGAAATATTTAGAAAAAACGGGTATAAACTGACAACACAGAGACGGGTGATCTTTGAGGTTCTTTATGAGGACTCCTGCGAGCACCCCAGTCCTGAAGAAATTTACGATCGGGTGAAGGATAAATATCCTGAAATTGGGCTTGCGACGATTTATCGCACCCTACAGCTAATGGAAGATTTAGGCATTGTCTATAAGATGAATTTTAATGATGGGTTGAGCCGCTATGAATTGTGTTCAAGCAATGCGCATCAGCATCATCATCTTATCTGTATACAGTGCGGTCGGGTTGAGGAAGTAGAAATTGATTTGTTGGAAGGATTGGAATTATCAATCGAAAAAAACAATGGGTTTCAGATTACAGATCACAGCGTAAAGTTTTTTGGGATTTGCAAGTCTTGTCAGAAAAGCCGTTCAAATAAAAAGGAGAACTGA
- the ruvX gene encoding Holliday junction resolvase RuvX — protein sequence MGRYLGLDVGDKTIGVAISDEMKWMAQPVKTIIRIGKKKDYAAIAELLNAQEIEKIVVGLPKNMDNSIGLQAEKAIAFGEGLKKRFDVLVEFADERLTTSRSTQILIENGIRRENRKQFVDQVAAVQILQTVLDLERSRA from the coding sequence ATGGGTAGATATTTAGGGTTGGATGTTGGAGATAAAACAATTGGCGTTGCGATCAGTGATGAAATGAAATGGATGGCGCAGCCAGTTAAAACAATTATTCGAATTGGGAAAAAGAAAGATTATGCGGCTATCGCAGAATTACTCAACGCCCAAGAAATCGAAAAAATTGTGGTAGGATTGCCAAAGAACATGGATAATTCTATTGGCTTGCAGGCTGAAAAAGCCATCGCTTTTGGAGAAGGATTGAAAAAAAGATTCGATGTTCTTGTTGAGTTTGCCGATGAGCGACTGACAACGAGTCGCTCAACACAGATCTTGATTGAAAACGGTATTCGCCGAGAAAACAGAAAACAATTTGTTGATCAAGTGGCAGCCGTTCAAATATTGCAAACGGTATTGGATTTGGAAAGGAGCAGGGCATGA
- a CDS encoding aldo/keto reductase, which translates to MKFTNLGRTGIRVSKICFGSLTTSALQKNFTAEKAADLFAYAIQEHQINFFDTAELYGNYAHFRALLKRVKRQEFVLATKCYAYDRKTAQQSLEKALMEVGTDYIDLMMLHEQESEHTLRGHRQAIEYFLEQKEKGVIRSVGYSTHFIKGVKAAETVPLMDVVFPLINRRGIGIADGERMEMEQAIHEQIDRGMGCYLMKPLGGGHLLEEYPRAISYLQKEFPETVIAIGMQSKTEVDLNVRSIVDRVWDRDEEERFHFQEKKLKIADWCVGCGACVEACQQNALGLKGGKAVVLDQSKCVRCGYCAKACKEFCIKVV; encoded by the coding sequence ATGAAATTTACCAATTTAGGAAGGACAGGAATTCGCGTTTCGAAAATTTGTTTTGGATCGTTGACTACGAGTGCGCTTCAAAAAAACTTTACTGCAGAAAAAGCGGCAGACTTGTTTGCCTATGCGATCCAAGAGCACCAGATCAATTTTTTCGACACGGCGGAATTATATGGGAACTATGCACATTTTCGCGCTCTCCTCAAGCGAGTGAAACGCCAGGAGTTTGTGTTGGCTACAAAGTGTTATGCTTATGACCGAAAAACAGCACAGCAAAGCTTGGAGAAAGCTTTGATGGAGGTTGGTACGGATTATATCGATCTGATGATGCTTCATGAACAGGAAAGCGAACATACTTTAAGGGGACATCGTCAAGCGATTGAATATTTTTTGGAACAGAAGGAAAAAGGGGTAATACGTAGTGTTGGCTATTCGACTCATTTTATTAAAGGAGTTAAGGCGGCCGAGACAGTTCCGCTAATGGATGTGGTATTCCCTCTAATTAATCGACGAGGCATTGGTATTGCAGACGGTGAGAGAATGGAGATGGAACAAGCTATTCACGAGCAAATTGATCGTGGGATGGGTTGCTATTTAATGAAACCTTTGGGTGGCGGTCACCTGCTAGAGGAATACCCTCGGGCAATTTCGTATCTTCAAAAGGAATTTCCAGAAACAGTGATTGCAATCGGTATGCAAAGTAAGACAGAAGTTGATCTGAACGTTCGGAGCATTGTGGATCGAGTTTGGGATCGGGATGAAGAAGAACGTTTTCATTTTCAGGAAAAAAAATTAAAAATAGCAGATTGGTGTGTGGGTTGTGGTGCTTGTGTTGAAGCATGCCAGCAAAACGCATTGGGACTAAAAGGCGGTAAAGCCGTTGTTTTGGATCAATCCAAATGTGTTCGGTGTGGATATTGTGCCAAAGCTTGCAAAGAATTCTGTATTAAGGTTGTGTAA
- a CDS encoding IreB family regulatory phosphoprotein, with the protein MTEEKTVDSNHTIHLQVAVDDKNDAKEILRDVYLALEEKGYHSINQLIGYFLSGDPTYITSYNNARSLIRRIERDELLEEILREYIQNNVTK; encoded by the coding sequence ATGACAGAAGAAAAAACCGTTGATTCAAATCATACCATTCATTTACAGGTTGCGGTTGACGATAAAAATGATGCAAAAGAGATTTTGCGTGACGTCTATTTAGCGCTTGAAGAGAAAGGGTATCATTCAATCAATCAACTGATCGGCTATTTCTTATCAGGAGATCCAACGTATATCACAAGCTACAACAACGCCAGGAGCCTGATTCGCAGAATCGAGAGAGATGAATTATTGGAAGAAATTCTGCGAGAGTATATTCAAAACAATGTAACCAAGTAA
- the alaS gene encoding alanine--tRNA ligase, with protein sequence MNLHELREKYLQFFQEKEHQIINSYPLVPINDKSLLLINAGMAPLKSYFVGTQTPPSVRMASCQKCIRTGDIENVGKTDRHGTFFEMLGNFSFGDYFKVEAIQWAWEFMTDVLKVDPETLWASVYLEDDEAYEIWRDVVGVPESRLVRLGKEDNYWEHGTGPCGPCSEIYIDRGEKYGCGDPDCKPGCECDRYVEVWNLVFTQFDKQETGEYLPLAKRNIDTGMGLERLTIILNECANIFEIDPIVKIIEAVEKTANLTYKKDQKTDVSIRVITDHLRAATFMISDGVLPSNEGRGYVLRRLIRRAYRHGKLIGIEKPFLANLSQVVIDNWKEFYKNLESEQAQIHKVLEYEEKKFLETLEQGLQKLETFLEEVKDSGKMELPGQAAFRLYDTFGFPLDLTIEILEEKGFTVDQTGFQKAMEQQQERARAARSAQDQESWLAGSAETFNDYQTEFLGYELDQTEATILAIFQEGVKVDTLAENEKGIVIVDRTTLYGESGGQLGDHGQIQLATGQGQITDTKKNGSAFLHQVKMKQGLLSVGDKVEVVYEGSRRRSTARNHTATHLLHKALQEVLGDHVRQSGSLVSQDRLRFDFTHLEAISHEELKAVELRVNEIIYEDHQVVTDLMTMEEAVQSGATALFSDKYGEKVRVVSVEGYSQELCGGTHVSHSSDIGIFKILHESGIAAGVRRIEAVTGKSAYAYTNELEEEQAELATILRTKKENVKGRVSDLLAEQKQLKKELEQATAQLRNQMFESIFDAVELVGDTQVLIAAFEGQDVDGLRSLMDRMKNQSSSYLFAGVTESKGKLLLLVSGSEDLVKKGFHAGNMIRAMAKLAGGGGGGRPNMAQAGAPNTKKVDEILTFAKEEAKKFL encoded by the coding sequence ATGAATTTACACGAACTACGAGAGAAATATTTGCAATTTTTTCAGGAAAAAGAACATCAGATTATAAATAGTTATCCATTGGTGCCAATCAATGATAAGAGTTTGCTATTGATTAATGCGGGAATGGCACCCTTAAAATCATATTTTGTTGGAACGCAAACACCGCCAAGTGTAAGAATGGCATCTTGCCAAAAATGCATTCGGACTGGTGATATTGAAAATGTCGGAAAAACAGATCGCCATGGCACTTTTTTTGAGATGCTGGGGAATTTCTCTTTTGGTGATTATTTTAAGGTAGAAGCGATTCAATGGGCGTGGGAATTTATGACGGATGTGTTGAAAGTCGATCCAGAAACCCTATGGGCGTCTGTCTATTTGGAAGACGATGAAGCCTATGAAATCTGGCGAGATGTAGTAGGTGTGCCTGAATCTCGTCTTGTACGATTGGGTAAAGAGGATAATTATTGGGAGCATGGAACCGGTCCTTGCGGACCTTGCTCTGAAATCTATATTGACAGGGGAGAAAAATATGGTTGTGGTGACCCAGATTGCAAACCAGGATGCGAATGTGACCGCTATGTCGAGGTTTGGAATCTTGTATTCACACAATTTGACAAACAGGAAACGGGTGAGTACCTGCCTCTGGCCAAGCGAAATATCGATACGGGTATGGGCTTGGAACGTTTAACGATCATTTTGAACGAGTGCGCGAATATCTTTGAGATTGATCCCATTGTAAAAATTATTGAAGCCGTGGAAAAAACAGCAAATCTGACTTATAAGAAGGATCAGAAGACTGATGTGTCCATTCGAGTGATCACAGATCATCTTCGTGCGGCGACCTTTATGATTTCTGATGGCGTCCTTCCCAGCAATGAAGGGCGAGGATATGTCCTGCGTCGATTGATTCGACGCGCGTATCGCCACGGAAAACTGATTGGTATTGAGAAACCGTTCTTAGCCAATCTTTCCCAAGTGGTTATTGACAATTGGAAAGAATTTTACAAGAACCTTGAGTCGGAGCAGGCTCAGATTCACAAGGTATTGGAATATGAAGAGAAGAAATTTTTAGAGACTTTAGAGCAGGGGTTACAGAAACTAGAGACCTTCTTAGAAGAAGTGAAGGATAGTGGGAAAATGGAATTACCAGGCCAAGCGGCATTCCGTCTGTATGATACCTTTGGGTTTCCGCTTGATTTGACCATTGAGATCCTGGAAGAAAAAGGATTTACTGTGGATCAAACGGGTTTTCAAAAAGCCATGGAGCAACAGCAAGAACGAGCGCGAGCGGCAAGAAGTGCTCAGGATCAAGAAAGTTGGCTAGCGGGATCGGCTGAAACCTTTAATGACTATCAAACGGAATTCCTTGGATATGAATTGGATCAGACTGAAGCGACGATTTTAGCGATTTTCCAAGAGGGTGTTAAGGTTGATACTTTGGCTGAAAATGAAAAAGGAATCGTGATTGTTGACCGCACCACGCTATACGGAGAAAGTGGAGGACAGCTTGGTGATCACGGCCAAATACAATTGGCTACTGGTCAGGGTCAGATTACGGATACCAAAAAGAACGGCAGTGCATTCCTTCATCAGGTAAAGATGAAGCAAGGTCTTCTATCTGTTGGAGATAAGGTTGAGGTGGTTTACGAAGGATCGCGAAGACGATCAACAGCCAGGAATCATACCGCAACCCATCTTCTTCACAAGGCGCTTCAAGAGGTGCTAGGTGATCATGTCCGTCAATCTGGATCCCTGGTATCACAGGATCGGTTGCGCTTTGATTTCACCCACCTTGAGGCGATCTCTCACGAGGAGTTAAAAGCGGTGGAGTTGCGTGTTAATGAAATTATCTATGAAGATCATCAGGTTGTCACAGACTTAATGACCATGGAGGAAGCCGTTCAATCTGGAGCAACCGCTTTATTCTCGGATAAGTATGGCGAAAAGGTACGAGTTGTATCGGTGGAAGGGTACAGCCAGGAACTCTGCGGTGGAACCCATGTTTCACATTCTAGTGATATTGGAATTTTCAAGATTCTTCATGAAAGTGGTATTGCGGCGGGCGTACGAAGAATTGAAGCGGTTACAGGTAAGTCAGCCTATGCCTATACGAATGAATTGGAAGAGGAACAAGCGGAATTGGCAACCATTCTGCGTACGAAGAAAGAAAATGTAAAAGGTCGTGTTTCTGATCTTCTTGCGGAACAAAAACAGTTGAAAAAGGAGTTGGAACAAGCAACGGCGCAATTGCGGAATCAGATGTTTGAATCGATCTTTGATGCGGTTGAGCTTGTTGGCGATACTCAGGTTTTGATTGCTGCATTTGAAGGACAAGATGTGGATGGACTACGGAGTCTGATGGATCGCATGAAAAATCAATCTTCATCGTATCTATTTGCCGGGGTCACGGAATCAAAAGGTAAATTATTGTTGCTAGTTTCAGGTAGTGAGGATCTTGTGAAAAAAGGCTTCCATGCTGGAAATATGATTCGCGCCATGGCGAAATTAGCCGGCGGCGGCGGCGGCGGACGTCCCAACATGGCACAAGCAGGTGCGCCTAACACGAAAAAAGTAGATGAAATTTTAACCTTTGCTAAAGAAGAGGCGAAGAAGTTTTTATAA